From a region of the Alnus glutinosa chromosome 1, dhAlnGlut1.1, whole genome shotgun sequence genome:
- the LOC133855566 gene encoding growth-regulating factor 4-like encodes MNSGGAGGGAAGSGTGMRSLFTVSQWQELEHQALIFKYLVAGLPVPPDLVLPIQKSFESISHRFFHHPTMAYCSFYGKKVDPEPGRCRRTDGKKWRCSKDAYPDSKYCERHMHRGRNRSRKPVESQTMTQSSSSTVTSLTVSGSSSGNGSFQSLPLSAFGNPQGAGSGTNQSQYHLDSIPYGIPNKDYRYLQGIKPEVGEHSFFSDASGSNRNLQMDSPLDNTWPLMPSRVASFPASKSSDNSVLQNEYPQHSFFHSDFASGEPVKQEGQSLRPFFDEWPKTRDSWSGLEDERSNQTSFSTTQLSISIPMTTSDFSSSSQSPHDN; translated from the exons ATGAACAGTGGTGGAGCTGGCGGTGGGGCTGCTGGGAGTGGGACAGGGATGAGGTCACTTTTTACAGTTTCGCAGTGGCAGGAGCTGGAGCATCAGGCTTTGATCTTCAAGTATCTGGTCGCTGGTTTGCCTGTGCCACCTGATCTTGTGCTCCCCATTCAGAAAAGCTTTGAGTCCATTTCTCATAGGTTCTTCCACCATCCCACCa TGGCCTATTGCTCCTTCTATGGGAAGAAGGTGGACCCGGAGCCAGGACGCTGCAGGAGGACTGATGGAAAGAAGTGGAGGTGCTCCAAAGACGCGTACCCGGACTCTAAGTACTGTGAGCGCCACATGCACCGTGGCCGCAACCGTTCAAGAAAGCCTGTGGAATCACAAACCATGACACAGTCATCATCGTCCACTGTGACATCCCTGACTGTCAGCGGAAGCAGCAGCGGGAATGGGAGCTTCCAGAGCCTTCCGTTGAGTGCCTTTGGTAATCCCCAAGGTGCCGGTTCTGGAACCAACCAATCCCAGTATCATCTGGACTCCATTCCATATGGAATCCCAAACAAAGATTACAG GTACCTTCAGGGAATTAAACCCGAGGTTGGGGAGCATAGTTTCTTCTCCGATGCATCTGGAAGCAATAGGAATCTCCAGATGGACTCGCCGCTAGACAACACATGGCCTCTGATGCCATCCAGAGTCGCCTCATTTCCTGCATCGAAATCGAGCGACAACTCCGTGTTGCAGAATGAATATCCCCAGCACTCATTTTTCCATAGCGATTTTGCCTCGGGAGAGCCTGTGAAACAGGAGGGTCAGTCTCTTCGACCTTTCTTTGATGAGTGGCCTAAAACTAGGGACTCCTGGTCTGGTCTTGAGGATGAGAGATCCAATCAAACCTCATTCTCCACAACTCAGCTCTCCATATCCATTCCAATGACTACATCAGACTTCTCTTCAAGTTCCCAATCTCCACATG ATAATTGA